A window from Kluyveromyces lactis strain NRRL Y-1140 chromosome E complete sequence encodes these proteins:
- a CDS encoding histidine phosphatase family protein (similar to uniprot|P24031 Saccharomyces cerevisiae YBR092C PHO3 Constitutively expressed acid phosphatase similar to Pho5p; brought to the cell surface by transport vesicles; hydrolyzes thiamin phosphates in the periplasmic space, increasing cellular thiamin uptake; expression is repressed by thiamin), with the protein MVGFLAFLSVILSIVHAIPVITADVVAKNLFTRKEMSQEAIFPMLNGEAPYFPYPETNGISLEIPEQCIIEQVQMIARHAERFPKAAKGEKLEIMWNKFKEMKGEFKGPLAIFNEYEYLVEDNIYLDQMTNSSNVDGSNPYMGSKTAQQLGNYIAVHYGELIGDSLPIFSSSAGRVYETAKNVIIGLQEELGFNVDVQLQIISEDQASGANSLTPRNSCKNYNSEFAKQVLGSVNDSQLKKIRERLMKKNSQLPLKLKNKDIKQLISWCAYEINIKGYSPVCDLFGDEDLVSYSYFSDMENFYNSGLGNPLAKSLGSVLLNASYQLLKESEHLENKVWLSFTHDTDIQHFVSAIGLFDDGAERFQGEQVSFQNIFKRGSWITPMGARLFTEKLRCRNSSFVRYILNDAVIPIPGCSSGPGLSCPFSELSSYIKNQTSKTNYVSHCEITEVSNKTELTFFWDYNDVDYSRTPINYKVSAILDKTE; encoded by the coding sequence ATGGTAGGATTTCTAGCGTTTTTGTCTGTCATTTTGTCAATTGTTCATGCGATACCTGTTATAACTGCAGATGTAGTAGCAAAAAATCTTTTTACCAGGAAAGAAATGTCACAAGAAGCGATATTTCCCATGTTGAACGGTGAGGCGCCCTATTTTCCGTATCCTGAGACCAACGGAATTTCACTCGAAATTCCTGAGCAGTGCATTATTGAACAGGTACAGATGATAGCTCGGCATGCCGAACGTTTTCCAAAAGCTGCAAAGGGAGAAAAGCTAGAAATTATGTGGAACAAATTTAAAGAGATGAAGGGTGAATTCAAGGGTCCGTTGGCAATATTCAACGAGTATGAATATCTCGTCGAGGACAATATCTATCTTGATCAGATGActaattcttcaaatgtCGATGGCTCCAATCCATACATGGGCTCCAAAACCGCACAACAATTGGGGAACTATATTGCTGTCCATTACGGTGAGCTAATTGGTGATTCATTGCCTATTTTCTCTTCCAGCGCTGGGAGGGTTTATGAAACGGCTAAAAATGTAATCATTGGTCTGCAGGAAGAACTTGGCTTCAACGTTGACGTCCAATTACAAATAATATCGGAAGATCAGGCTTCTGGAGCAAATTCCTTAACTCCTCGTAATTCATGTAAAAATTATAATTCCGAGTTTGCCAAACAAGTTTTAGGAAGTGTCAATGACTCGCAGTTAAAGAAGATCAGGGAAAgactgatgaagaagaactcTCAGTTGCCCTTGAAACtaaaaaacaaagatatAAAACAACTAATTTCGTGGTGCGCatatgaaataaatattaAAGGCTACTCTCCCGTGTGCGATCTTTTTGGAGATGAGGATTTAGTCTCATACTCTTATTTCTCCGACATGGAAAACTTTTATAACAGTGGTCTTGGAAATCCTCTAGCAAAGTCATTGGGATCTGTATTACTTAACGCTTCGTATCAACTTTTAAAGGAGAGTGAACACTTGGAGAATAAAGTCTGGTTGTCATTTACTCACGATACTGATATTCAACACTTTGTGTCAGCTATTGGATTATTTGATGATGGAGCAGAGCGTTTCCAAGGCGAACAAGTCTCGTTCCAAAATATCTTTAAAAGAGGTAGTTGGATCACTCCTATGGGTGCTAGACTCTTCACTGAGAAGTTGCGTTGCAGAAACAGCTCTTTTGTTCGGTATATACTTAATGATGCGGTCATTCCTATCCCAGGATGTAGTTCAGGGCCAGGACTATCATGTCCCTTCTCCGAACTCAGCAGCTATATTAAAAACCAAACTAGCAAAACAAACTATGTTTCTCACTGTGAAATTACTGAAGTCTCGAATAAGACGGAGTTGACGTTTTTCTGGGATTATAATGATGTGGATTATTCACGTACTCCCATCAATTACAAAGTTAGTGCTATTTTGGATAAGACTGAATAG
- a CDS encoding uncharacterized protein (similar to uniprot|P32837 Saccharomyces cerevisiae YDL210W UGA4 Permease that serves as a gamma-aminobutyrate (GABA) transport protein involved in the utilization of GABA as a nitrogen source catalyzes the transport of putrescine and delta-aminolevulinic acid (ALA) localized to the vacuolar membrane), with product MSASVSSGSEKNNYIIGAQEVKNKVDVVTSLRTITSRRVGDVNYINAKAAHDDTELLAEIGYKQELQRHFSKIQVFGVAFSIMGLLPSIASVLSLALPGGSVSLVWGWGIAGAFVLTNGLAMSELASAIPTSGGLYYYTYYYAPPKVKNLLSFVVGNSNSLALIAGLCSINYGLAGEILSIVVVGSDGNFNITNASTYGVYAACIVATAVVTSVATVAVSKLQTFSIVSNLLLICIFFVALPVGVARSNHMEFNDAKYIFGNFQNLSDWNDGWQFMSAGFQPLIWVIGGFDSCIHMSEEAKNATASVPFGIIGSISVCWVLGFFICIVIAACSSQDVAAIVETKFHQPLAQILFDALGKRWTIAIMVLIAFCQFLMAASILTAISRQIWAFARDDGLPFSSWIKVVNIKLSSPLRATWVGAGAALAIGCLCLIGPVASSALFSLAVSANYFSWMVPNLLRMTYGKDVFTPGAFFMGKYLSPVVNWISIVFEIFMILLVFFPADQHGITPDTMNYSVVFIGAVWVLPTIYYLVYKYKFYSGPKSNLTDEEYEEKVGQDVLDAILSKHQD from the coding sequence ATGTCCGCTTCTGTCTCTTCGGGGtctgaaaagaacaattatATTATCGGAGCCCAAGAGGTGAAAAATAAGGTTGATGTGGTTACATCATTAAGAACCATAACGTCAAGAAGGGTCGGTGATGTTAATTACATTAATGCTAAGGCGGCACATGATGACACAGAATTGTTGGCTGAAATTGGGTATAAGCAAGAGTTGCAAAGGCATTTTTCGAAGATTCAAGTGTTCGGTGTTGCATTCTCTATTATGGGTCTATTGCCATCCATTGCATCTGTATTAAGTCTTGCCTTGCCTGGTGGCTCTGTATCTCTTGTTTGGGGTTGGGGTATCGCAGGTGCATTCGTCTTAACCAATGGTCTTGCCATGTCAGAGTTAGCATCTGCCATTCCAACTTCCGGTGGTCTTTATTATTACACCTATTATTACGCTCCTCCAAAGGTTAAAAATCtactttcttttgttgttggtaACTCTAATTCGCTAGCATTAATTGCTGGTCTTTGTTCCATCAATTATGGTTTAGCAGGAGAAATACTATCCATCGTTGTTGTTGGCAGCGACGGTAATTTTAACATCACAAACGCAAGCACATATGGTGTCTACGCGGCATGTATTGTAGCTACTGCGGTTGTCACTTCCGTTGCCACTGTTGCAGTCTCAAAGTTGCAAACATTCTCCATTGTGTCCAATTTACTGTTGATTTGCATTTTCTTCGTTGCCCTTCCAGTTGGTGTCGCCAGATCGAACCACATGGAATTCAATGACGCTAAATATATATTTGGTAACTTCCAAAACTTGTCGGACTGGAATGATGGATGGCAATTCATGTCAGCTGGCTTCCAACCGCTTATTTGGGTTATTGGTGGTTTTGACTCCTGTATTCATATGTCCGAGGAAGCCAAAAATGCCACAGCTTCAGTTCCATTCGGTATCATTGGATCCATCAGTGTATGTTGGGTTTTGGGCTTCTTTATATGTATTGTTATTGCTGCCTGCTCCTCACAAGACGTCGCTGCTATTGTAGAAACTAAATTTCACCAACCTTTGGCTCAAATTCTATTTGACGCCTTAGGCAAAAGATGGACCATTGCTATCATGGTCCTTATTGCCTTCTGCCAATTTTTGATGGCAGCTTCTATCTTAACTGCTATCTCCAGACAAATTTGGGCTTTTGCCCGTGATGATGGATTACCGTTCTCTTCCTGGATCAAAGTCGTCAATATCAAGCTATCGTCTCCATTGAGAGCAACCTGGGTCGGCGCTGGTGCCGCTTTGGCCATTGGTTGTTTGTGCTTGATTGGCCCAGTAGCATCTTCAGCATTATTCTCCTTGGCTGTTTCTGCGAACTACTTTTCCTGGATGGTTCCAAACTTGTTGAGAATGACTTATGGGAAAGATGTATTCACCCCGGGTGCTTTTTTCATGGGGAAGTATCTTTCTCCAGTGGTAAATTGGATTTCTATcgtatttgaaattttcatGATATTATTAGTTTTCTTCCCAGCGGATCAGCACGGCATCACCCCAGACACGATGAACTACAGTGTAGTTTTCATTGGCGCAGTATGGGTCTTGCCTACGATTTACTATCTCGTTTACAAGTACAAGTTCTATAGTGgtccaaaatcaaacttGACAGACGAAGAATATGAGGAGAAGGTCGGTCAAGACGTTCTTGACGCTATCTTATCCAAACACCAGGACTAA
- a CDS encoding uncharacterized protein (weakly similar to uniprot|P32465 Saccharomyces cerevisiae YHR094C HXT1 Low-affinity glucose transporter of the major facilitator superfamily) — MSTDSVSDKAKNKITDSCSADKVSADERYHMVMSDVLPDLGKPFYKVPYLRTLSWFIVGLSLSSTNLGYDGSLLNGLYAMPDYLNAMGNPNGAELGVISNGMVFGMLILFQLAPFIIDKYGRKVGMYVGNVLICIGVLIQALSGTWINGLPEDYDRKDVFGMFVASRIILGSGVLLISIATPALISEISYPPHRELCTSIYNTCWYLGAIVSAWVTYGCRNLAHHWNWRIPSIIQALFPLVQLVALYKCPESPRYLVFHNRDAEARAILNKYHAGNNEEYAGLIDFELAEIKLAIEQEKASQSTKFSDFIKTSGNRHRLWILIWTAIFTQLSGNGLVSYYLSKVFNSIGITDPDDQLKWNGWLMLYNWLCSLILIGYIAPFFKRRQLFLISLVSMTSCYVVWTALSAENQKRNFEDKTLANGVLAMIFLYYLSYNFGFNGFPNLYTTEILPYTLRGKGLTIFQLAISISVIFNGFVNPIAMDAIEWKYYIFYCCFLSVEIVVCYFTFVETSGRSLEEVDEVFGDRIIQLPEMTSQIMLEDGKRLSVEHVERTVTSS, encoded by the coding sequence ATGTCGACTGATTCAGTTTCTGACAAAGCAAAGAATAAAATCACTGATTCTTGTTCAGCAGACAAAGTCAGTGCAGATGAAAGGTATCACATGGTGATGTCTGATGTCTTGCCTGACTTGGGTAAGCCATTCTACAAGGTGCCCTATCTAAGAACACTGTCATGGTTCATCGTTGGCTTATCCCTCTCCTCTACAAACCTTGGTTACGATGGTTCTCTCTTGAACGGATTGTATGCTATGCCGGATTACCTCAATGCGATGGGTAATCCCAATGGTGCAGAGTTGGGTGTTATCTCTAATGGTATGGTGTTTGGTATGCTTATACTATTCCAACTTGCACCATTCATCATTGACAAGTATGGTCGAAAGGTCGGGATGTATGTCGGTAATGTCTTGATTTGCATTGGTGTCCTCATCCAAGCATTGTCTGGTACATGGATCAATGGTTTACCTGAGGACTATGACAGAAAAGACGTCTTCGGTATGTTTGTTGCTTCACGTATTATCTTAGGTTCTGGAGTATTGTTGATCAGTATTGCCACACCAGCTTTGATCTCAGAAATATCATATCCGCCTCACAGAGAGCTTTGTACTTCCATATATAATACGTGTTGGTACCTTGGCGCTATTGTTTCAGCTTGGGTCACCTATGGCTGCAGAAATCTAGCTCACCACTGGAACTGGAGAATTCCATCTATCATTCAAGCTTTGTTTCCACTCGTTCAGCTCGTCGCGCTATACAAATGCCCAGAATCTCCAAGATATTTGGTGTTCCATAATAGAGATGCTGAAGCAAGAGCAATCTTGAATAAATATCACGCAGGAAATAATGAGGAATACGCAGGTTTGATCGATTTTGAGCTGGCAGAAATTAAATTGGctattgaacaagaaaaagctTCCCAATCTACCAAGTTCTCTGATTTCATTAAAACTTCCGGTAATCGTCATAGATTGTGGATTTTGATCTGGACTGCAATTTTCACACAACTTTCCGGAAATGGATTAGTGTCTTACTATTTATCAAAAGTCTTCAACTCCATTGGTATAACTGATCCTgatgatcaattgaaatggAATGGTTGGTTAATGCTTTACAACTGGTTATGTTCACTAATTTTAATAGGTTACATCGCcccattcttcaaaagaagacaattattcttgatatccttAGTTTCAATGACTTCTTGTTACGTTGTGTGGACAGCATTGTCTGCAGAAAACCAAAAGCGTAATTTTGAGGATAAGACTCTAGCAAATGGAGTCTTGGCAATGATCTTCTTATATTATCTTTCTTACAACTTCGGGTTCAACGGTTTCCCAAATCTTTACACAACTGAAATATTACCTTACACTTTGAGAGGTAAAGGGCTTACAATTTTCCAGTTAGCCATTAGTATTTCAGTTATATTCAATGGGTTTGTCAATCCAATTGCAATGGATGCTATTGAATGGAAATACTACATCTTTTATTGCTGCTTCTTATCTGTTGAGATTGTTGTTTGTTATTTCACTTTCGTTGAAACTTCAGGAagatctttggaagaagttgatgaGGTATTTGGAGATCGTATCATTCAACTTCCAGAAATGACATCCCAAATTATGCTAGAAGATGGTAAGCGATTGTCTGTTGAGCATGTAGAAAGAACAGTCACTTCATCCTGA